GCATGCGGCAGACTCCAGCTGTGCGGCCTTACGAAGAGCCGCTTTTGCAAATGGAAAGGGAAGTGGTCGCCTTTCAGCAGAGTGAGGCCCTTCTCAGAGCCACCCCCGACAACAAGCTGCTCTCTCCCGTTGACCTCAGGAACCCCCAGGTGATTGCCGCCGGCAAGAATCTCTATTTCACCTTTTGCGCCCAGTGCCATGGCAAACAGTATGACGGCAACGGCACGGTGGGCCAGAGCTTCCAGCCGCTGCCCTCTGACCTGAGAAGCGTCAAGGTGCAGGCCTTATCACCGGGCAGACAGTTTAAAGAGATCAGCTACGGCGTGCCCAGGGGCAGACAGCCTCGGCTGGCAACCACCATAGCTGTTCCGGACCGCTGGAAAATAGTGGCCTTTGTCAGATCTCTGGGGCCTCGTCATTGATACTATGCCACCTTCAACTTGTTGTGATCTCTGCGGCCCACCAAGGTGAGAATCTGCGGTCAGGATCAACCGCAAGGCCGCTATGTTGCTGTTGAGCAGCTTGAGAAGGGGGATCTTTTTCTAGTCCAGGGGGTGATCCTCTGCAGATCCTGGATCTGCTCGACCTGGCCGCCAGGGTAAACAACAAGATACGCCAGAATCTGGCCGGCTCTTTCGTCTACAATGCCCTGAGCATTCCCATCGCCATGACGGGTCTGCTCACTCCACTGCTAGCTGTCTGCGCCATGCTTCTCAGCAGTTTGACTGTCATCGGAAATACCCTTCTTCTCGTCAGACGCCGCAGCAAGGTTTTCACATTGGCCATACCCCCAGCGAACCGTCAGGTGGCCTCGCTAGGCAGTGGGCACTAGGCACAGGATGATATGATTTGCCTCAGTTTATCTCGGATAACCAACAACCAGTAGCCTTGCCTTTCACCGGGCACTGTGGGCTGAAGGCTGCGGCTGCCGAAGGTATTGCCGCGCCATCTGCCAGTGACACTCCCCCTGTAGAAGCCGGAGGCATCTCTCGGTTACAAGTTCTTGGGCCCTCCAGGCAGCCGCACCATCTCCAGACAGGAGTCTGGAGATGGTGCGGCTGAATAACCTTGATTTTCCTCACTTTGACAACCAGAGAGGGAGTGTTTAGTATAAAAAATATCCTCTTGCAGATGACCTAGAAATGTTCGCCGCGTTCTTCCCGAATCAGGGAATGGAAAGAGAGGAGAAACCATGGATAATTTAGAAACGCCAAAAGATACCGGGCTGCGCGGCATCACTATCGCCAGTACCAGAATCGGAGATGTTGACGGCCGTGCCGGCCGTTTGATTTACCGGGGATATCTCATTACAGATCTCGCCAACAAGGTGAGCTTCGAGGAGGTGGTGCACCTTCTCCTGAAGGAAAAACTGCCAAATAAAGAAGAACTGGCATCCTTTGCTGCCGAACTTGCCTCGCACCGACCTCTGCCTCGTGAAATCATTGCCGCCTTGCGAACTTTTCCCCCACAATCGCACCCTATGGATGTGCTGCAGGCCAGCGTAGCCACGCTCGCTCCGCATGACCCTGAGCTTTTGGAATTCAGCAAAGAGGCCAATGTGCAGAAGGCCATCCGCCTGGTGGCCAAGCTGGCCACGGTGGTGGCTGCCTGGGATCGCATTCGCAATGGGCATGATCCTGTGGAACCGAATCCAGACCTGAACCATGCCGCTAATTTTCTCTACATGCTCAAGGGGAAAGACCCTGAAGAAGACATTGCCAACTTTTTCGACGTAGCGCTGGTGCTCCATGCAGAGCACGGCTTCAATGCCTCCACTTTTGCTGCCAGAGAGATTGCCTCGACCAGGGCCCATATGTATGCGGCGGTGGCAGGCGCGGTGGGCTCCCTGTCCGGGGAACTTCACGGCGGCGCCAACACCAGGGTCATGGAGATGCTCATGGAGATCGGCTCTCCTGACCGCGTGGAAGAGTATGTCAGGTCACAGTTCGACGCTGGCCAGCGTATCATGGGGCTGGGCCATGCCGTGTACAAGGTGGATGATCCAAGGGCGCACATCCTGGCTCCCATGTCCAAAGCAGTGGGAGAGCGCTTTGGCGAGACCAGGTGGTACGAGATGTCCGAGCTTCTG
Above is a genomic segment from Deltaproteobacteria bacterium containing:
- a CDS encoding c-type cytochrome, encoding MRPYEEPLLQMEREVVAFQQSEALLRATPDNKLLSPVDLRNPQVIAAGKNLYFTFCAQCHGKQYDGNGTVGQSFQPLPSDLRSVKVQALSPGRQFKEISYGVPRGRQPRLATTIAVPDRWKIVAFVRSLGPRH
- a CDS encoding citrate (Si)-synthase; translation: MDNLETPKDTGLRGITIASTRIGDVDGRAGRLIYRGYLITDLANKVSFEEVVHLLLKEKLPNKEELASFAAELASHRPLPREIIAALRTFPPQSHPMDVLQASVATLAPHDPELLEFSKEANVQKAIRLVAKLATVVAAWDRIRNGHDPVEPNPDLNHAANFLYMLKGKDPEEDIANFFDVALVLHAEHGFNASTFAAREIASTRAHMYAAVAGAVGSLSGELHGGANTRVMEMLMEIGSPDRVEEYVRSQFDAGQRIMGLGHAVYKVDDPRAHILAPMSKAVGERFGETRWYEMSELLERVAKEEFRKRKGRDIYTNVDFYSASLYYMMGIP